A stretch of Electrophorus electricus isolate fEleEle1 chromosome 3, fEleEle1.pri, whole genome shotgun sequence DNA encodes these proteins:
- the lhfpl4a gene encoding LHFPL tetraspan subfamily member 4 protein isoform X2, which produces MLPSQEASKIYHDNYMRNSRAIGVLWAIFTICFAIINVVVFIQPYWIGDSVNTPHAGYFGLFHYCVGEGNSNRELTCQGTFADFSSIPSGAFKAASFFVLLSMVLILSCIACMALFFFCNTATVYKTCAWMQLLCAVCLVLGCMIFPDGWDAEVIRDMCGEDTGKYTLGNCSVRWAYILAIIGILDALILSFLAFVLGNRQSDFLQDEVKADNKDFPVSRIEIHDTKDPRFRVQRFH; this is translated from the exons atgctgCCTTCGCAAGAAGCCTCCAAGATTTATCATGACAACTACATGCGGAACTCGCGGGCCATCGGCGTACTGTGGGCTATCTTCACCATCTGTTTCGCCATCATCAATGTGGTGGTCTTCATCCAGCCCTACTGGATCGGGGACAGCGTCAACACACCACACGCCGGCTACTTCGGCTTGTTCCACTACTGTGTGGGCGAGGGCAACTCAAATCGGGAGCTGACATGCCAGGGAACATTCGCTGACTTCAGCTCCATCCCGTCGGGTGCGTTCAAGGCGGCCTCCTTCTTCGTGTTGCTCTCCATGGTACTCATTCTGAGCTGCATCGCCTGCATGGCGCTCTTTTTCTTCTGCAACACCGCCACCGTCTACAAGACCTGCGCCTGGATGCAGCTGCTTTGCG ctgtgtgccTGGTGTTGGGCTGTATGATTTTTCCAGATGGCTGGGATGCAGAGGTGATCCGGGACATGTGTGGAGAGGACACGGGGAAGTACACACTGGGGAACTGCTCGGTGCGCTGGGCCTACATCCTGGCCATCATCGGCATCCTGGATGCACTCATCCTCTCCTTCCTCGCTTTTGTCCTTGGAAACCGCCAGAGCGACTTTCTGCAAGACGAAGTCAAGGCTGACAATAAAG
- the lhfpl4a gene encoding LHFPL tetraspan subfamily member 4 protein isoform X1, with amino-acid sequence MLPSQEASKIYHDNYMRNSRAIGVLWAIFTICFAIINVVVFIQPYWIGDSVNTPHAGYFGLFHYCVGEGNSNRELTCQGTFADFSSIPSGAFKAASFFVLLSMVLILSCIACMALFFFCNTATVYKTCAWMQLLCAVCLVLGCMIFPDGWDAEVIRDMCGEDTGKYTLGNCSVRWAYILAIIGILDALILSFLAFVLGNRQSDFLQDEVKADNKD; translated from the exons atgctgCCTTCGCAAGAAGCCTCCAAGATTTATCATGACAACTACATGCGGAACTCGCGGGCCATCGGCGTACTGTGGGCTATCTTCACCATCTGTTTCGCCATCATCAATGTGGTGGTCTTCATCCAGCCCTACTGGATCGGGGACAGCGTCAACACACCACACGCCGGCTACTTCGGCTTGTTCCACTACTGTGTGGGCGAGGGCAACTCAAATCGGGAGCTGACATGCCAGGGAACATTCGCTGACTTCAGCTCCATCCCGTCGGGTGCGTTCAAGGCGGCCTCCTTCTTCGTGTTGCTCTCCATGGTACTCATTCTGAGCTGCATCGCCTGCATGGCGCTCTTTTTCTTCTGCAACACCGCCACCGTCTACAAGACCTGCGCCTGGATGCAGCTGCTTTGCG ctgtgtgccTGGTGTTGGGCTGTATGATTTTTCCAGATGGCTGGGATGCAGAGGTGATCCGGGACATGTGTGGAGAGGACACGGGGAAGTACACACTGGGGAACTGCTCGGTGCGCTGGGCCTACATCCTGGCCATCATCGGCATCCTGGATGCACTCATCCTCTCCTTCCTCGCTTTTGTCCTTGGAAACCGCCAGAGCGACTTTCTGCAAGACGAAGTCAAGGCTGACAATAAAG